The following coding sequences are from one Bradyrhizobium sp. WSM471 window:
- a CDS encoding SOS response-associated peptidase has protein sequence MCNLYSITTNQAAISALFRVVNQYVGNLAPMPGVFPDYSAPIVRTGAEGRELATARWGMPSSSKALMDATKKRAEKLQAKGKTVDFKELLRMEPDSGTTNIRNVKSKHWARWLGVENRCIVPFNSFSEFNRAEGGDIWFALDETRPLACFAGIWANWTSVRKVKEGETTNDLYAFLTTEPNAEVGAIHPKAMPVILTTPDEVETWMTGPAEEALLLQRPLPDGALRIVARGLKEDPAPAT, from the coding sequence TTGTGCAATCTCTACTCGATCACCACCAACCAGGCCGCCATCAGCGCGCTGTTCCGCGTGGTCAACCAGTACGTCGGCAATCTCGCGCCGATGCCAGGCGTGTTTCCGGACTACTCGGCGCCGATAGTCAGGACCGGCGCCGAAGGCCGCGAGCTTGCCACCGCACGCTGGGGCATGCCGTCGTCATCAAAGGCTCTCATGGACGCCACCAAGAAGCGCGCCGAGAAGCTGCAAGCCAAGGGCAAGACCGTGGATTTCAAGGAATTGCTCCGGATGGAGCCGGACTCCGGCACGACCAACATCCGAAACGTGAAGTCAAAGCACTGGGCGCGCTGGCTCGGCGTCGAGAACCGCTGCATCGTGCCGTTCAACAGCTTCAGCGAGTTCAACAGGGCAGAGGGCGGAGACATCTGGTTCGCGCTCGACGAGACCCGACCGCTCGCCTGTTTCGCTGGCATCTGGGCAAACTGGACGTCGGTCAGGAAGGTCAAGGAAGGCGAGACCACGAACGACCTCTACGCGTTCCTGACGACCGAGCCGAACGCCGAGGTCGGCGCCATCCATCCGAAGGCGATGCCGGTGATCCTGACGACGCCCGACGAGGTCGAGACCTGGATGACCGGGCCCGCGGAGGAAGCCCTTCTGCTGCAGCGGCCGCTTCCGGATGGGGCGCTGCGGATCGTCGCCCGCGGCCTGAAGGAAGACCCCGCGCCGGCAACCTAG
- a CDS encoding Ku protein encodes MAPRANWKGFLRLSLVTCPVALYPATSESEKISFNQLNRQTGHRIKYLKVDADTGDEVPNEDIVKGYQLEKDQFIEVTKEELEEIALESTRTIEIDEFVDKADIDPRYLIRPYYIRPDGKVGHDAFAVIRETIREMDKVAIGRVVLTNREHIIALEPMDKGLVGTLLRYPYEVRSEQEYFDEIQDVKVTKDMLDLARHIVNQKAGSFEPEKFEDHYESALIDLINQKRAGKAITSKEKPVATNVVNLMEALRRSVGQEGAPAKAAKPAKKPRKAAAGQKEMLMPIAGKKPAKEMAAKKPAAEARRKSA; translated from the coding sequence ATGGCCCCGCGAGCGAACTGGAAAGGCTTCCTGCGTCTGTCCCTCGTCACCTGCCCAGTGGCGCTCTATCCGGCCACGTCCGAGAGCGAGAAGATCAGCTTCAACCAGCTCAATCGGCAGACGGGGCACCGGATCAAATACCTGAAGGTCGACGCCGATACCGGCGACGAGGTGCCGAACGAGGACATCGTCAAGGGCTACCAGCTCGAGAAGGACCAGTTCATCGAGGTCACCAAGGAGGAGCTCGAGGAGATCGCGCTGGAGTCCACGCGCACCATCGAGATCGACGAGTTCGTCGACAAGGCCGACATCGATCCGCGCTACCTGATCCGTCCCTACTACATCCGCCCCGACGGCAAAGTCGGGCACGACGCCTTCGCCGTGATCCGGGAGACCATCCGCGAGATGGACAAGGTCGCGATCGGGCGGGTGGTGCTGACCAATCGCGAGCACATCATCGCGCTCGAGCCGATGGACAAGGGGCTCGTCGGGACGCTGCTGCGCTATCCCTACGAGGTGCGCAGCGAGCAGGAGTATTTCGACGAGATCCAGGATGTGAAGGTCACGAAGGACATGCTCGATCTCGCCAGGCACATCGTGAACCAGAAAGCGGGCAGCTTCGAGCCGGAGAAGTTCGAGGACCACTACGAGTCCGCGCTGATCGACCTCATCAACCAGAAGCGCGCCGGTAAGGCGATCACGTCGAAGGAGAAGCCTGTCGCGACCAACGTGGTCAATCTGATGGAGGCGCTGCGTCGGAGCGTAGGTCAGGAGGGCGCCCCGGCGAAAGCCGCTAAGCCCGCCAAGAAGCCGCGGAAGGCTGCTGCAGGCCAGAAGGAGATGCTGATGCCGATTGCCGGTAAGAAGCCCGCCAAGGAGATGGCCGCGAAGAAGCCGGCGGCGGAGGCGCGGCGGAAGTCGGCCTAA
- a CDS encoding response regulator transcription factor, with amino-acid sequence MRILVVEDDPLIREFVVEALREAGYEVIHASNGEDALAWFGRRVADVLVTDIRLPGAIDGWQIAERCREQDPELPVIYATGFSPVAPRPVAGSVFLRKPFPPEEVVRAVNAVGRERHSSP; translated from the coding sequence GTGCGAATACTCGTCGTCGAGGACGACCCCCTCATCCGGGAATTCGTGGTGGAGGCTCTTCGTGAGGCGGGCTACGAAGTCATCCATGCGTCCAATGGGGAAGACGCGCTGGCATGGTTCGGAAGGCGCGTCGCGGATGTGCTCGTAACCGATATCAGACTGCCGGGCGCCATCGACGGGTGGCAGATTGCCGAACGTTGCCGCGAGCAGGATCCCGAGCTGCCGGTAATCTACGCCACCGGCTTCTCGCCCGTCGCACCCCGCCCGGTGGCGGGCAGCGTATTCCTGCGGAAGCCTTTTCCGCCGGAGGAGGTCGTCCGAGCGGTAAACGCGGTCGGCAGGGAGAGACACTCCTCCCCGTGA